Genomic DNA from Candidatus Eisenbacteria bacterium:
AGTAGATTGCGGGAGGATCTTTGAGCGTTGCAGGAAAGTAGCCGAGACACAGGACAGGAAGACGGCGACCCCTCGTCACAAGGAGTCGGAGTGTTGCGAGTTATTCCCCACCCGTGTGGGAGATTCCCCCAAAACCGGCAGCGGCGCGCCGGCCGGTTCCTCTCTCTCGGTGGAGCGAACGAACCCCGCGATTGAGACCAGAAAAACGACCGCCATAAGAACAACGAAGCTGAGGGGCAGTGAAATCTCCTTTCCACCTTCGATGCCGAAGAGGTTACCCCCCGCGACGCTGGTCGCGTTCGTTATGGCGTGAGCGATCATTCCGTAGTAGATGCTGTGCCCCCTCGACACGAGAAATCCGAAGAGTCCCCCTAAGAACAGTATTGGAAAAAACCGCCACGGGTCGTGGAGGAAGGCAAAGAGCAAAGACGTGAGCAATATTCCTCGCCATCGACCGTATCGCTTTTCCAGCGAACCCTGAAGCAGGCCTCTAAAGAGAAGCTCCTCAGCCACGGCCGCGGCGATCACAACGCCACTTGCCACTATCACAAATTGTGAGAGACTTCGCACACGCGTTATCTCGATGAGAAAGTCCTGAATCCAAACGGGCATCGGAAAGAACTTCTCTATTAGACCCGCCACGTTGTACTGAAGAATGATAAAACTGAAAGAAGCCCCGACGGAGAAAACCAGAGGGAGCGGACGAACGGGCAAGAGTCTAAGAAAGGATCGTGCCGACCCCGTCATCCACCGTGTAAGGACCAGCACAGGAAGAATGCCTCCCACGACGAACGCCGGCACGAGGGCGTAGGAAACCCCGAGAAGGAAAGAGAAAAGCACCGCGAGAACCTGAAGCAGGACGAAACATTCAAGAACTATGGCCAGCGCAAAAAGCGGCCGCAGGAGAAGTTCGGTCGTCTCCTCGTCGGGGCGAACAGAGTCCGCCATCGATTCATGCTTCTCGCCGGATTCCATCTCTCAAAGTCCTCGTTTTCCCCCGGAGGATCGCTATTGCCGCAACGATCATCGCCCAGGAAATCACAACGGGTACGATGACGGGAGCCACCCACGGGACGGGGATGAGGAACAAAACGTCCGCGCTAAGGAGGGACGGCGGCCACGCAATGAGCGCGTACAGCCACACGTAGTAGAAGATGTCCCAGATTCCAAAGCACCAGAGGAAATAGGCGAG
This window encodes:
- a CDS encoding type II CAAX endopeptidase family protein is translated as MESGEKHESMADSVRPDEETTELLLRPLFALAIVLECFVLLQVLAVLFSFLLGVSYALVPAFVVGGILPVLVLTRWMTGSARSFLRLLPVRPLPLVFSVGASFSFIILQYNVAGLIEKFFPMPVWIQDFLIEITRVRSLSQFVIVASGVVIAAAVAEELLFRGLLQGSLEKRYGRWRGILLTSLLFAFLHDPWRFFPILFLGGLFGFLVSRGHSIYYGMIAHAITNATSVAGGNLFGIEGGKEISLPLSFVVLMAVVFLVSIAGFVRSTEREEPAGAPLPVLGESPTRVGNNSQHSDSL